A region from the Oceanidesulfovibrio marinus genome encodes:
- a CDS encoding EAL domain-containing protein has translation MDGMDQADTSTNHTILVVDDEPINIRVLHAYLERAGHSVLEAQSGQSALEKADLQPDLILLDVMMPMMDGLETCRRLKENEVTRGIPVIFLSALSDTEFKTRALEAGGVDYVTKPFDSKELLARVDTHLTLRDQERQIRQYADNLEAMVEERTRDLRAAEAELLRDYDIQSVVNDLLRISLDEVTLDEFLDQSLGMILDVPLLSFEDRGAIFVDCDETGELRLACSRNLSGDILDNCPWPMITSCPYSAEAAAKGVVVATDPGPDGGKRRHICAPIAYAGSLLGVIDIYLKDGHSPDSKEMEFLNMMANTLARVILYKRAIRDLVKSEKHYRTIFESAGTAKAITDAHGAILLANMEFQRITGLTEQALKFVNFYDVIHPEDRAEAREFVALSVANEEHAGTLEVRLGDAGGSMQSYSTLTVSALPDENEHVISLVDVTDRKRAEQQVLYNARHDALTGLPNRVMLLSTLGEAVRRARTEPGWKFVVLILDLDRFNIINESLGHTIGDRLLVAMAGRLKSLVGSSGLLCRLGGDEFAVLLQGVEDIAMGESLAREILQVVRQPFAFGEQEIVTTSSLGIATSDIGYDRPEDVLRDADTALHRAKLLGKARFEVFDYEMHIKARKLMQLVTDMRQALKRSEFILHYQPIISFASGRVIGVEALIRWQHPTHGLVSPVEFIPVAEESGLILPIGQRVLEESCRAITRLNAQTDIELMLSVNISGKQFAQEDLFDVVKRALIVSGLKPRNLKLEITESVVMENAKQAIELLKRLKSLDLQVSIDDFGTGYSSLSYLHRFPVDMLKIDRSFVSMMEAGSDNLEIARTIVSLAHSLSLEVVAEGVETVAQQDMLRELGCEFGQGFYYAKPMSEEDLLASGVLTTHWPMGE, from the coding sequence ATGGACGGCATGGACCAGGCAGATACTTCCACAAACCATACGATTCTCGTCGTCGACGACGAACCCATCAATATTCGTGTACTCCACGCCTATCTGGAGCGGGCAGGCCACAGCGTCCTTGAAGCGCAGAGTGGCCAGTCGGCCTTGGAAAAGGCTGACCTGCAGCCGGACCTCATCCTTCTGGACGTCATGATGCCGATGATGGACGGGCTGGAAACGTGCCGCCGGCTCAAGGAGAACGAGGTCACTCGCGGCATTCCGGTCATCTTCCTCTCCGCTTTGTCCGATACCGAGTTCAAGACCAGGGCCTTGGAGGCGGGCGGGGTGGATTATGTGACCAAACCCTTTGACTCCAAGGAGCTTCTGGCGCGGGTGGACACGCACCTTACCCTGCGCGACCAGGAGCGGCAGATACGCCAGTACGCCGACAACCTGGAGGCCATGGTCGAGGAGCGCACCAGAGACCTGCGGGCGGCCGAGGCGGAGCTCCTCCGTGACTACGACATCCAGTCCGTGGTCAATGACCTGTTGCGCATCTCGCTGGACGAGGTGACGCTCGACGAGTTTCTGGACCAGTCGCTGGGCATGATCCTCGACGTTCCGCTACTCTCCTTCGAGGACCGCGGCGCCATCTTCGTGGACTGCGACGAGACCGGTGAGCTGAGACTGGCGTGCAGCCGCAATCTCTCCGGGGATATCCTGGACAATTGCCCCTGGCCCATGATCACGAGTTGCCCCTACTCGGCAGAAGCGGCGGCCAAGGGCGTAGTCGTCGCCACCGACCCGGGGCCGGACGGCGGTAAGCGCCGGCACATCTGCGCCCCCATCGCATACGCCGGGTCGCTGCTCGGAGTCATCGACATCTACCTTAAGGATGGGCACAGCCCGGACTCCAAGGAGATGGAGTTTCTCAACATGATGGCCAATACCCTGGCCCGCGTCATCCTGTACAAGCGCGCCATCCGCGACCTGGTGAAATCGGAAAAGCACTATCGCACCATTTTCGAAAGTGCGGGCACGGCCAAGGCCATCACCGATGCGCACGGGGCCATCCTGTTGGCCAACATGGAGTTTCAGCGCATCACCGGGTTGACCGAGCAGGCTCTGAAGTTCGTCAACTTCTACGACGTCATCCACCCGGAGGACCGCGCCGAGGCCCGCGAGTTTGTGGCGCTCTCGGTGGCCAACGAGGAGCACGCCGGCACCCTGGAGGTCCGCCTGGGCGACGCGGGCGGTTCCATGCAGAGCTACTCCACGCTCACGGTTTCGGCCCTGCCGGACGAAAACGAGCACGTGATCTCGCTGGTGGATGTGACCGACCGAAAGCGCGCCGAGCAGCAGGTGCTCTACAACGCGAGGCACGACGCCCTCACCGGGCTGCCCAACCGGGTAATGCTGTTGTCCACGCTGGGCGAGGCCGTGCGCCGGGCGCGCACCGAGCCGGGCTGGAAGTTCGTGGTGCTCATTCTGGACCTGGACCGCTTCAACATCATCAACGAGAGCCTGGGCCACACCATTGGCGACCGCCTGCTGGTGGCCATGGCCGGCCGGCTCAAAAGCCTTGTGGGGTCGAGCGGCCTGCTCTGCAGGTTGGGCGGCGACGAGTTCGCCGTGCTGCTGCAGGGCGTGGAAGATATCGCCATGGGCGAATCCCTGGCCCGCGAGATCCTCCAGGTGGTGCGCCAGCCCTTTGCTTTTGGTGAGCAGGAGATCGTGACCACGTCGTCCCTGGGCATCGCCACCAGCGACATCGGCTACGACAGGCCGGAAGACGTGCTGCGCGACGCCGACACCGCCCTGCACCGGGCAAAGCTGCTGGGCAAGGCGCGGTTCGAGGTGTTCGACTACGAGATGCACATCAAGGCCAGGAAGCTGATGCAGCTCGTCACGGACATGCGGCAGGCCCTGAAGCGCTCGGAGTTCATTCTCCACTACCAGCCCATCATCTCTTTCGCCTCGGGCCGGGTCATCGGGGTGGAGGCGCTCATCCGCTGGCAGCATCCCACGCACGGGCTCGTCTCCCCGGTGGAGTTCATTCCCGTGGCCGAGGAGTCCGGGCTGATCCTGCCCATCGGTCAGCGGGTGCTGGAGGAGTCGTGCCGGGCCATAACCCGTCTCAACGCCCAGACCGACATCGAGCTCATGCTCTCCGTGAACATCTCCGGCAAGCAGTTCGCCCAGGAGGACCTCTTCGACGTGGTCAAGCGGGCGCTGATCGTGTCCGGCCTGAAGCCGAGGAATCTGAAGCTCGAGATCACGGAAAGCGTGGTCATGGAGAACGCCAAGCAGGCCATCGAGCTGCTCAAGCGGCTCAAGTCCCTGGACCTGCAGGTCTCCATCGACGACTTCGGCACCGGGTACTCGTCCCTCTCCTACCTCCACCGCTTCCCGGTGGACATGCTCAAGATCGACCGCTCCTTCGTCTCCATGATGGAGGCCGGCTCCGACAACCTGGAGATCGCGCGGACCATCGTGTCCCTGGCACACAGCCTGTCGCTGGAGGTGGTGGCGGAAGGCGTGGAGACGGTGGCACAGCAGGATATGCTGCGCGAGCTGGGCTGCGAGTTCGGGCAGGGCTTCTACTACGCCAAGCCCATGTCCGAGGAGGACCTGCTGGCCAGCGGCGTTTTGACGACCCACTGGCCCATGGGCGAGTAA
- the cobT gene encoding nicotinate-nucleotide--dimethylbenzimidazole phosphoribosyltransferase has product MASQKPAYQQAAARIQPPESALYEAARRHLDNLTKPPGSLGRLEDLAAQLYAVGGGKTPMAVDPARIYTIAGDHGVASPDGPGVSPFPQDVTRQMVMNFLQGGAGVNAIAGSVGAQHRVVDAGCLGGPFPEHPNLIQRRVADGTANFLEGPAMSLEQCEAALDLGVELANEAAAEGVRTLMTGEMGIGNTTPSTALYCAYHGLDPVRMTGPGAGLDANGVSRKAQVVRQALEKHADVVASQNPVAILAALGGYEIAALAGLIIGGAANGQLTVVDGFISTAALCAAARIAPDVRFFVMVAHASAEPGHRGAVESLGLEPLLHLGMRLGEGTGAALALPLYRAAAAVFEQMATFDSAGVSRS; this is encoded by the coding sequence ATGGCGTCCCAGAAACCGGCCTACCAACAGGCCGCCGCACGAATCCAACCCCCGGAAAGCGCCCTCTACGAGGCGGCGCGCCGCCATCTCGACAACCTGACCAAACCTCCGGGGAGCCTCGGCCGCCTGGAAGATCTCGCGGCGCAGCTCTACGCCGTGGGCGGCGGCAAGACGCCCATGGCCGTCGATCCCGCCCGCATCTACACCATCGCCGGCGACCACGGCGTGGCCTCGCCCGACGGTCCGGGCGTCAGCCCCTTTCCCCAGGACGTCACGCGGCAGATGGTCATGAACTTTCTGCAGGGCGGTGCCGGGGTCAACGCCATTGCCGGCAGCGTTGGCGCACAGCACCGGGTGGTGGACGCAGGCTGTCTGGGCGGACCGTTCCCCGAGCATCCCAACCTGATCCAGAGGAGGGTCGCCGACGGCACCGCCAACTTCCTGGAAGGCCCGGCCATGAGTCTGGAGCAGTGCGAGGCCGCGCTGGACCTGGGCGTCGAGCTGGCCAATGAGGCCGCTGCCGAAGGCGTGCGCACCCTGATGACCGGCGAGATGGGCATCGGCAACACCACGCCCTCCACGGCGCTGTATTGCGCCTACCACGGCCTGGACCCCGTGCGTATGACCGGCCCCGGCGCCGGCCTTGACGCCAACGGTGTCTCCCGCAAGGCCCAGGTCGTCCGCCAGGCACTGGAAAAGCACGCGGACGTCGTGGCCTCGCAGAACCCCGTAGCCATCCTCGCCGCCCTGGGCGGCTACGAGATCGCGGCCCTGGCCGGCCTGATCATCGGCGGCGCAGCCAACGGGCAGCTCACCGTGGTGGACGGCTTCATCTCCACGGCGGCGCTCTGCGCCGCAGCGCGCATCGCGCCGGATGTGCGCTTCTTCGTCATGGTGGCCCACGCCTCGGCCGAGCCCGGCCACCGCGGTGCCGTGGAATCCCTGGGGCTGGAGCCTCTGCTGCACCTGGGCATGCGCCTGGGCGAAGGCACCGGCGCCGCGCTGGCGCTGCCGCTCTACCGCGCCGCCGCCGCCGTGTTCGAGCAGATGGCCACATTCGACTCCGCCGGCGTAAGCCGCTCCTAG